GTAATTTCATGCAACTTCACTCAACTATCGacagtgttttatttgccaCAACTTTGTAACTCCAATCGAAACAGTTCAGCGATGAGGAAGAGGACGTCAAGCGTGTGGTTCGGTCGAAAAAGGAGAAGCGTTACGAGGACCTTACCAATGTTCTCAAAAGCATTCGGAACCATAAGAAGATCAAGGATATGGCGAGCGTGCTCTCCAGCTTTGAGGAATTCATGCGCGCATACACCAAGGCCTTGCCAGTTGTGATGAAGGAGGAGAATGGCGTAACGCCCCGTGTCGTTGTGCGGGCACTAGCCGAATTGGAAGACTTCATCAGCGACACCTGGGACGATAAGGACAGTCGTAAGAATCTTtcgaaaaacaacagcaaggCGCTCGGTACTCTGAGGCAAAAGTTCCGTAAGTACATCAAGGATTTCGAATCCGATCTGAAACGTTTCCGCGAGGCGCCCGAAGAGTTTGctgaggaggaggaggaagatgaTGAGCGCGACGATGACAAGGATTCCGAGAGTGAGGAGGAAAAGGAGCTGAGGGCACCGGTTTTGAAAGCGGTTTCATTTAAGAAGGAGCCCGAGAAGGCAAAACCGGTGAAAGTCCACGACGAATCGGATTCGTCCGACTGGGGCAGCGATTCTGATTCGGATAGTTCTTCGTCGGATGAAGATGCGAAGTACACAACCATCCGTGATCGGTTCCTGAAGAAACCCGAAAAGATAACGGAGGAGGGAGCCGCTTTGCCCAGTGCGAGCGCGAGCGACGAACCCTTtaaaaaggagaagaaaaagaaaaccgccGACTCGTTGAGCAAGAAGAGGAAACCGAAGCCGGAAGAACTGGacgaaaatgatgatgaagaagaggAGGGCTGGAAGGTAGTGAATGGCACTCGTTCCGGAGCGTCCGAGCAGCCGAAGATGTTTGCTAAGGACGCCGAAATAACGGCCGTGTTGGTAGTAAGCAAGCTGAACGAGGTTATGGCCGCGCGAGGCAAGAAGAGAACGGATCGCAAAATGCAGATCGAGTTCTTGCGCGAGCTCCGTACGGTGGCTGAAACCAATAATTTGGGACCTGCAGTTGCGGCCAAGATTCGTTTCAACATTGTGTCAGCTATCTTTGACTACAATCCTAAGGTGTCGGGCCCAATGAAGTTAGAACACTGGAGCAAGCTACTGGAGGAGATACAGGCACTTCTGAAACTGCTGCTGGAAAACCAGGACGTCCATCTGTCTGAGTCAGTTTTGGACGAAACTGAGGAGTACGATACCGCTCCGTTCAAGATCCGCGGTTGCATGTTGACGGCCGTCGAACGGTTGGACGACGAATTTACGAAAATACTTAAGGAGTGCGATCCACATAGTAATGAATACGTCGATCGGTTGAAGGACGAAGTCACGGTGACCAACATCATCGACCAGGTCGTGACGTTCGTGGAGCGCATGGGTAACGAAACTGAAATTTGTCGCATCTATCTGCGCAAGATCGATCACCTGTACTACAAGTTCGACCCAAATGTGCTTAAAAAACGCAAGGCACAACTGCCCAGCGACACTGTTACAGCCGTGGAAGACATGGACAAGTTGTGTCGTTACATCTACGCGAAGGATCAGACGGATCGTTTGCGCACCCGCGCCATTCTGTCgcacattttccaccacgcCATGCACGACAACTGGTTCCAGGCGCGTGATTTGGTCCTGATGTCGCACCTGCAGGAGACAATTCACCACTCCGATCCGTCAACGCAGATTCTCTACAATCGCATGATGGCAAACCTCGGTCTTTGTGCGTTCCGCCACGGAAATATCAAGGACGCCCACTTGTGTTTGGTTGATTTGATGATGACAGGAAAGCCGAAAGAGTTGCTGGCCCAAGGACTCGTTCCGCAGCGCCAGCACGAACGGTCACTGGAACAGGAGAAGGTGGAGAAGCAACGCCAGATGCCGTTCCACATGCACATCAACCTGGAACTGCTTGAGTGCGTCTATCTCGTGTCTGCCATGCTGCTCGAGATCCCTTACATGGCTGCGCATGAGTTTGACGCGCGCCGTCGTATGATCAGCAAAACGTTCTACCAGCAGTTGCGTTCCTCCGAGCGCCAGTCGCTAGTTGGGCCACCTGAGTCGATGCGTGAGCACGTGGTAGCCGCAGCGAAGGCAATGCGCCACGGCGATTGGAACGCGTGTGCTAATTTCATCGTGAATAAGAAAATGAATGTCAAGGTGTGGGATTTGTTCTATGAAGCGAACCGCGTCCGCGAGATGATGGTAAAGTTTATCAAGGAGGAAGCGCTTCGTACGTACCTTTTCACGTACTCGAATGTGTTCGCGTCGATTAGCGTTCCGCATCTGGCCGATATGTACAAGCTTCCGAA
The nucleotide sequence above comes from Anopheles bellator chromosome 1, idAnoBellAS_SP24_06.2, whole genome shotgun sequence. Encoded proteins:
- the LOC131205759 gene encoding eukaryotic translation initiation factor 3 subunit C: MSRFFAGGSDSDSDSSSDSEPVIRAQAAQFTFSDEEEDVKRVVRSKKEKRYEDLTNVLKSIRNHKKIKDMASVLSSFEEFMRAYTKALPVVMKEENGVTPRVVVRALAELEDFISDTWDDKDSRKNLSKNNSKALGTLRQKFRKYIKDFESDLKRFREAPEEFAEEEEEDDERDDDKDSESEEEKELRAPVLKAVSFKKEPEKAKPVKVHDESDSSDWGSDSDSDSSSSDEDAKYTTIRDRFLKKPEKITEEGAALPSASASDEPFKKEKKKKTADSLSKKRKPKPEELDENDDEEEEGWKVVNGTRSGASEQPKMFAKDAEITAVLVVSKLNEVMAARGKKRTDRKMQIEFLRELRTVAETNNLGPAVAAKIRFNIVSAIFDYNPKVSGPMKLEHWSKLLEEIQALLKLLLENQDVHLSESVLDETEEYDTAPFKIRGCMLTAVERLDDEFTKILKECDPHSNEYVDRLKDEVTVTNIIDQVVTFVERMGNETEICRIYLRKIDHLYYKFDPNVLKKRKAQLPSDTVTAVEDMDKLCRYIYAKDQTDRLRTRAILSHIFHHAMHDNWFQARDLVLMSHLQETIHHSDPSTQILYNRMMANLGLCAFRHGNIKDAHLCLVDLMMTGKPKELLAQGLVPQRQHERSLEQEKVEKQRQMPFHMHINLELLECVYLVSAMLLEIPYMAAHEFDARRRMISKTFYQQLRSSERQSLVGPPESMREHVVAAAKAMRHGDWNACANFIVNKKMNVKVWDLFYEANRVREMMVKFIKEEALRTYLFTYSNVFASISVPHLADMYKLPKSKVHSLISKMIINEELMASLDDPTETIVMHRSEPSRLQALSMQLADKVTNLVDANERIFEMKQGNFFQRGGNQGYNRDRQNYRNQNQNQNWSNNRRQDNRNRGNRGNQGRGEQREHREHQREQREQREQREQQREQQREFREQQQRGQNRAVEFEVKAE